A region from the Halomarina litorea genome encodes:
- a CDS encoding long-chain fatty acid--CoA ligase → MDVPLTLNGLLDRAVDLFPDREIVTKTPSGDLHRYTYADLGVRVAQLAHALDDLGVGRGERVATVAANNYRHLELYFGPPCSGRSMHMCNMRLPDDHFQFIVNDAEDRVLFVDPAFLEKVEANADSLETVEQYVVLADEVPDTSLDPVVAYEDLLDGHPTEYDWPDIDEESECGMCYTSGTTGKPKGVAYTHRGIHLHSLMSGHTDANGIGEADTVLPVVPMFHANGWGIPYAATFVGAKQVLPGVHTDPGSVAELIDGEEVTMSAAVPTIWLEMAQYLDENPEVDISNIDRLTVGGSAPPESLIRKYDERYDAPILQGWGMTETSPLGTLSTLRKEVADADPEEQYRRRAMAGVPVPGMQLRIRDEDGEDLPHDGEAMGELQVRSPWVVDSYHNRPEANRESFVEDVPASDASGEQRDSSRERWLRTGDIATVDELGYVDIVDRTKDVIKSGGEWISSVELENELMAHEAVAEATVIAVDHEKWQERPMACVVLREGHDATDEDLREHLADRFPKWWLPETYRFVDAIPRTSTGKFDKMTLREEFGDVRLGE, encoded by the coding sequence ATGGACGTTCCACTCACGCTGAACGGGCTACTGGACCGGGCCGTCGACCTCTTCCCGGACCGCGAGATCGTGACGAAGACCCCCTCCGGCGACCTCCATCGCTACACCTACGCGGACCTCGGGGTGCGGGTGGCGCAACTCGCCCACGCCCTCGACGACCTCGGCGTCGGCCGTGGCGAACGGGTCGCCACGGTCGCGGCCAACAACTACCGCCACCTCGAACTGTACTTCGGGCCGCCGTGTTCGGGTCGGTCGATGCACATGTGCAACATGCGCCTGCCCGACGACCACTTCCAGTTCATCGTCAACGACGCCGAGGACCGGGTACTGTTCGTGGATCCGGCGTTCCTCGAGAAGGTGGAGGCGAACGCGGATTCGCTGGAGACGGTCGAACAGTACGTCGTCCTCGCCGACGAGGTACCCGACACCTCGCTGGACCCGGTCGTGGCCTACGAGGACCTCCTCGACGGCCACCCGACGGAGTACGACTGGCCCGACATCGACGAGGAGAGCGAGTGCGGGATGTGCTACACCTCCGGGACGACGGGCAAGCCGAAGGGCGTCGCCTACACCCACCGGGGCATCCACCTCCACAGCCTCATGTCGGGGCACACCGACGCCAACGGCATCGGGGAGGCCGATACCGTCCTTCCGGTCGTCCCGATGTTCCACGCCAACGGGTGGGGCATCCCCTACGCCGCCACGTTCGTCGGCGCGAAGCAGGTCCTGCCCGGCGTCCACACGGACCCCGGCTCTGTCGCGGAACTCATCGACGGCGAGGAGGTGACCATGTCCGCCGCCGTCCCGACCATCTGGCTGGAGATGGCCCAGTATCTCGACGAGAACCCCGAGGTGGACATCTCGAACATCGACCGCCTCACCGTCGGCGGCTCCGCCCCGCCCGAGTCGCTCATCCGCAAGTACGACGAGCGATACGACGCGCCCATCCTGCAGGGCTGGGGGATGACCGAAACCTCCCCGCTGGGGACGCTGAGCACCCTCCGGAAGGAAGTCGCGGACGCCGACCCCGAAGAACAGTACCGCCGCCGGGCGATGGCGGGGGTCCCCGTCCCCGGGATGCAACTGCGAATCCGAGATGAAGACGGCGAGGACCTGCCCCACGACGGCGAGGCGATGGGCGAACTGCAGGTCAGAAGCCCGTGGGTCGTCGACTCCTACCACAACCGCCCGGAGGCGAACCGCGAGTCGTTCGTCGAGGACGTCCCCGCGAGCGACGCGAGCGGGGAGCAGCGAGACTCGTCTCGCGAGCGGTGGCTCAGAACGGGCGACATCGCCACCGTCGACGAACTGGGGTACGTCGACATCGTCGACCGGACGAAGGACGTCATCAAGTCCGGCGGGGAGTGGATTTCGAGCGTCGAACTGGAGAACGAACTGATGGCCCACGAGGCCGTCGCGGAGGCCACCGTCATCGCCGTCGACCACGAGAAGTGGCAGGAGCGGCCGATGGCCTGCGTCGTCCTGCGGGAGGGCCACGACGCGACCGACGAGGACCTGCGCGAGCACCTCGCAGACCGGTTCCCCAAGTGGTGGCTCCCCGAGACGTACCGCTTCGTCGACGCCATCCCTCGCACCTCGACGGGCAAGTTCGACAAGATGACCCTCCGCGAGGAGTTCGGGGATGTGCGACTGGGGGAGTAG
- a CDS encoding complement C1q domain-containing protein has protein sequence MTGNKRGTDRNAGGGEPRRGETTGGLAGLSLSRRTALGLLGVAGGLGLGSAGTAGAQMASEAFSASLGSSIDLPQSSGRVVTFDRVAFDDGGNYDAETGQYTASASGRYRIDTAGEFHIPTVRGAGVKLLVRVNSTPRAMSVAAGATDVNTTASVSKLVDLHAGESVDVFVTYSSTAPSDPAVVVGQLQPLTFLTVDRVG, from the coding sequence ATGACGGGAAACAAACGGGGGACTGACAGGAATGCGGGAGGCGGGGAGCCACGGCGCGGGGAGACCACGGGAGGACTCGCGGGCCTGTCGCTGAGTCGCCGGACCGCACTCGGGTTGCTCGGCGTCGCGGGGGGTCTCGGTCTGGGGTCGGCGGGGACGGCGGGCGCGCAGATGGCGAGCGAGGCGTTCTCGGCGTCGCTCGGGTCGTCCATCGACCTCCCGCAGTCGTCGGGGCGGGTCGTCACGTTCGACCGGGTGGCGTTCGACGACGGGGGGAACTACGACGCCGAGACGGGCCAGTACACCGCCTCGGCCTCCGGGCGCTACCGGATAGACACCGCCGGCGAGTTCCACATCCCCACGGTGCGCGGCGCGGGGGTGAAACTCCTCGTCCGGGTCAACAGCACTCCGCGGGCGATGTCCGTCGCCGCGGGCGCGACGGACGTCAACACCACCGCCTCCGTGTCGAAACTCGTCGACCTCCACGCGGGGGAGTCCGTCGACGTCTTCGTCACCTACAGCAGCACCGCACCCTCCGACCCGGCGGTCGTCGTGGGACAGCTCCAGCCGCTCACCTTCCTCACCGTCGACCGGGTGGGGTGA
- a CDS encoding CaiB/BaiF CoA transferase family protein, whose amino-acid sequence MRLDGIRVLDLTRLLPGPYATQLLADLGADVVKVEDTGAGDYARHMPPTTDRGVGGVFDGVNRGKRSVALDLKDDDACEAFYALVEESDVVIEGFRPGVVERLGVDFDTLREYNPDLVYCSLTGYGQTGPLSDRAGHDLNYVGRTGFLDMSRDGEDDAPSTPGYQVADLGGGLCAAFGVVSALLSRELGGGGGEYVDVSMTDVVLSFSQTVAHGALTAADGGGEGPRPGGTPLTGGYPWYDVYETADGRFVTLGALEPQFWEAFCRGVDREDLVSYHGTEDPAEQAALREELDSLFAGRTRDEWADALGPDTAVEPVLTPAEAVADEQFAARDVVQGGDHPRVGFPAVCDRPETDESVPGHGEHTAELLSAAGVSDEDLERLREGGAIR is encoded by the coding sequence ATGCGCCTCGATGGCATCCGCGTTCTCGACCTGACCCGCCTGCTTCCCGGCCCCTACGCCACCCAGTTGCTCGCCGACCTCGGCGCCGACGTGGTGAAAGTCGAAGACACCGGTGCGGGCGACTACGCCCGACACATGCCCCCCACCACCGACCGCGGGGTCGGCGGCGTCTTCGACGGCGTCAACCGGGGGAAGCGCTCGGTCGCCCTCGACCTGAAGGACGACGACGCGTGCGAGGCGTTCTACGCGCTCGTCGAGGAGAGCGACGTGGTCATCGAGGGCTTCCGCCCCGGCGTCGTCGAGCGCCTCGGTGTGGACTTCGACACCCTGCGGGAGTACAACCCGGACCTCGTCTACTGCTCGCTGACGGGGTACGGCCAGACCGGTCCGCTGTCGGACCGGGCGGGTCACGACCTGAACTACGTGGGTCGGACGGGCTTTCTCGACATGAGTCGCGACGGCGAGGACGACGCCCCCTCCACGCCCGGCTACCAGGTCGCCGACCTCGGCGGTGGACTCTGTGCCGCGTTCGGCGTCGTGAGCGCCCTCCTCTCGCGCGAACTCGGTGGCGGCGGCGGCGAGTACGTCGACGTGTCGATGACCGACGTGGTGCTGTCGTTCTCCCAGACGGTCGCCCACGGGGCGCTCACGGCGGCCGACGGGGGCGGCGAGGGACCGCGACCGGGCGGGACGCCGCTGACCGGCGGCTACCCGTGGTACGACGTCTACGAGACGGCCGACGGGCGGTTCGTCACCCTGGGGGCGCTCGAACCCCAGTTCTGGGAGGCGTTCTGCCGGGGCGTCGACCGCGAGGACCTCGTCTCGTACCACGGGACGGAGGACCCGGCCGAGCAGGCGGCCCTCCGCGAAGAACTCGACTCGCTGTTCGCGGGGCGGACGCGCGACGAGTGGGCGGACGCGCTCGGCCCCGACACGGCGGTCGAACCCGTCCTCACGCCCGCGGAGGCCGTCGCCGACGAACAGTTCGCCGCCCGCGACGTGGTCCAGGGCGGCGACCACCCCCGCGTGGGCTTCCCGGCGGTCTGTGACCGCCCGGAGACCGACGAGTCGGTGCCCGGCCACGGCGAACACACCGCCGAACTCCTCTCGGCGGCGGGCGTGAGCGACGAGGACCTCGAACGGCTCCGCGAGGGGGGCGCGATTCGCTGA
- a CDS encoding acyl-CoA dehydrogenase family protein, which yields MATQDTVPSGVSFEEDEEWRLIRGSLDEFVEREVDPLEDDLGETWSNPRKRHEDDGRLVEEALEAIREVRRKSAEAGFYAMNLPEEAGGEGVSNVTWYRAKKHVASHGTGLASEILAGPEGPKPLLLQAEGEQVEEYLKPVVRAEKSTGFGQTEPGAGSDSPNMETRAEKDGDEWVIDGTKQWITNAPYADFLQVFARTTPQAEAGRYGGITCFLVEADEYEVGSFNNAVGAEGLQAEVHLDGVRVPNSRVLGTPDEAFYEAMGFLSLGRMELGAEAVGFGEYLLDRAVQYANDREAFGHSIGSFQGISHKVAKGRAHNYAADAAGLKLAWKMDDGQEAIEDSSVFKYVATNAMWDIADDTVQVHGGNGLAEDNPFMDHLHYARLLRIVEGTDEIQLNTIAKQMGVE from the coding sequence ATGGCAACGCAGGACACGGTCCCGTCCGGGGTCAGTTTCGAGGAGGACGAGGAGTGGCGGCTCATTCGTGGGAGCCTCGACGAGTTCGTCGAGCGGGAGGTCGACCCGCTGGAGGACGACCTCGGCGAGACGTGGTCGAACCCGCGCAAGCGCCACGAGGACGACGGGCGACTGGTCGAGGAGGCGCTGGAGGCGATACGTGAGGTCCGACGCAAGAGTGCCGAGGCGGGCTTCTACGCGATGAACCTCCCCGAGGAGGCGGGGGGCGAAGGCGTCTCGAACGTGACGTGGTACCGCGCGAAGAAGCACGTCGCCAGCCACGGGACGGGACTCGCGAGCGAGATACTCGCCGGGCCGGAGGGACCGAAACCGCTCCTCCTACAGGCCGAGGGCGAGCAAGTCGAGGAGTACCTGAAACCGGTCGTCCGCGCCGAGAAGTCCACCGGGTTCGGCCAGACCGAACCGGGAGCGGGGTCGGACTCGCCGAACATGGAGACGCGCGCCGAGAAGGACGGCGACGAGTGGGTCATCGACGGCACGAAACAGTGGATCACGAACGCCCCCTACGCCGACTTCCTGCAGGTGTTCGCCCGGACGACGCCACAGGCGGAGGCGGGGCGCTACGGCGGCATCACCTGCTTTCTCGTCGAAGCCGACGAGTACGAGGTTGGCAGTTTCAACAACGCCGTGGGGGCCGAGGGACTGCAGGCCGAGGTCCACCTCGACGGCGTGCGCGTGCCCAACTCGCGGGTGCTGGGGACGCCCGACGAGGCGTTCTACGAGGCGATGGGCTTCCTCTCGCTGGGCCGGATGGAACTCGGCGCGGAGGCGGTCGGCTTCGGTGAGTACCTCCTCGACCGGGCGGTCCAGTACGCGAACGACCGCGAGGCGTTCGGGCACTCCATCGGGTCGTTCCAGGGCATCTCCCACAAGGTCGCGAAGGGGCGGGCGCACAACTACGCTGCCGACGCCGCGGGCCTGAAACTCGCCTGGAAGATGGACGACGGACAGGAGGCCATCGAGGACTCCTCCGTGTTCAAGTACGTCGCCACGAACGCGATGTGGGACATCGCCGACGACACGGTGCAGGTCCACGGGGGCAACGGCCTCGCGGAGGACAACCCGTTCATGGACCACCTCCACTACGCGCGCCTCCTGCGCATCGTGGAGGGCACCGACGAGATTCAGCTCAACACCATCGCCAAGCAGATGGGCGTCGAGTAG